CCCCTACCTCCAAAACCTAGACCGCCATGAACGGAATCTTGTCACTCGGCAACCGGTAGCAAAAGCACTCACCCCGGCGAGCCGGTTTGCTTACGAAAAATTGCCGCCTGTCCTGGCCCTTCCGCGATCGAGATCTCGAGGGTTCTCACCCCCGCGAGTGCCCCGTGTGCCAGCAATGCCGCGTGCAGCTCGTCCCACAGGTAACGGGACAGTTCTTCAGCTGAACTGTGTACTATCGGCGCCAGGAAAACGTCGCTGGCGGGAAACACGAACTCGTCATTCTCGTAGCGCACCCGAATCCTGCCGCCCTCGATCTGCTCAATCACCAGACAATCGCTTTTGGCCGGGACTATGGTGTGCTCGTCCATCCGATCGACGATTTCCTTGGTGAGCTTCTTGATCAAGCCGAAGTCGACGACGTATCCGGTGCCGGTCAGATCGCCTTCGACCCGTACTCCGACCTGGTAGTTGTGCCCATGCAGGGCTTCTCGAAAGCCGGGATAGGCGATGAAATGAGCGGCCGAGAATTTCAGGTTTTCCTTGGCAACGTGAATCGAGAATTGCGATGCCACGACAGAACTCTCTCTACTCCACCCGCGCCAGCCGAAGGAGCGCGTCCAGTGAGGGATCGGGACCGCGCACTGCGAAGCGCTCGCGGTAGCGGTCCGTGGCCAGCGAGGTAGCATTCAGAAAGTGGGTCGCCTCAACCTCCATCACCTCCGCGACTCGACGCGCGAGATCCGCCGCCCACGGCGCCTCGGGTTCGAAAGCGTTCATCAGATCGCCTATCGCCAGCCCATGCATGCCGCCCAGCAGGCATTCGGCGAAGTAGCCGATTTGCCCGGGACGGTCGAGATCGAGCGAGGTGATCTCGAGCGCCGACCCGAAATTGTGCAGGCGATCCATCCCATACTCGCGACGCTTCGAGATGACTTCAGGATCACCGCTCCCCTCATAGCCGGAGCCGATCGCTACAATGGCGACGCGTCCGTCTTCTAGCGGCAGCGGGTGGAAAATGTAGCCTTCGGAAGTGTAGCCGAGCAGGCCGCGCAGCGCCTCACGGTACCTGAGCAGGTTGAAGTCCGCGTCACGGGCAAAATTGAGCAGGAACTCCCCGAACGGCAGCCTGGCGCGATCCGCGTGCTCGAGAAGACGGACGAACGCACCGGGGTCGTATTCTTCGCGGCGCGATATCAGCGGCGCCGCCGAGCGGTCGAAGGTAAGGAGCAGTGCCCCAAACCCCCGGCCATCCGCCTCGCCCAGCCCGGTTCGCGCGGTGATGGGCCGACCCGGGTCTATCGGCTCGATATCCATCGCCAGGTAGTTGCCGTGACTGGATGGCTTCGCGAGGCCGCGGCGCGCGTTCAGAACAATGGCCGGTTCGGCATCAACTGCGACCAGCCGGCTGCGACCGCCGCGCCTGGCCGCGAGCAGGCCATACCCGCTCAGCAGAGATCCGTACCCGACGTACAGCAGGGTCTTATTGATATTTGTCACCGATCGCACGCCGCCGGTAAGTAGTGCACCGGCATGATGATCATAATGCCCACACGCGGACGCCGATTAAACCCCAATGGTTCCTGGTGTCGTCGAGCTCTGGCCGCGTCGCGTTCAAACGAACCGCTCGAGAACTCCGG
Above is a genomic segment from Candidatus Binataceae bacterium containing:
- a CDS encoding 6-carboxytetrahydropterin synthase is translated as MASQFSIHVAKENLKFSAAHFIAYPGFREALHGHNYQVGVRVEGDLTGTGYVVDFGLIKKLTKEIVDRMDEHTIVPAKSDCLVIEQIEGGRIRVRYENDEFVFPASDVFLAPIVHSSAEELSRYLWDELHAALLAHGALAGVRTLEISIAEGPGQAAIFRKQTGSPG